One window from the genome of Canis aureus isolate CA01 chromosome 18, VMU_Caureus_v.1.0, whole genome shotgun sequence encodes:
- the FLNC gene encoding filamin-C isoform X3, producing the protein MMNNSGYSEAAGLGLADEVDDMPSTEKDLAEDAPWKKIQQNTFTRWCNEHLKCVGKRLTDLQRDLSDGLRLIALLEVLSQKRMYRKFHPRPNFRQMKLENVSVALEFLEREHIKLVSIDSKAIVDGNLKLILGLIWTLILHYSISMPMWEDEDDEDARKQTPKQRLLGWIQNKVPQLPITNFNRDWQDGKALGALVDNCAPGLCPDWEAWDPNQPVENAREAMQQADDWLGVPQVIAPEEIVDPNVDEHSVMTYLSQFPKAKLKPGAPVRSKQLNPKKAIAYGPGIEPHGNTVLQPAHFTVQTVDAGVGEVLVYIEDPEGHTEEAKVVPNNDKNRTYAVSYVPKVAGLHKVTVLFAGQNIERSPFEVNVGMALGDANKVSARGPGLEPMGNVANKPTYFDIYTAGAGTGDVAVVIVDPQGRRDTVEVALEDKGDNTFRCTYRPVMEGPHTVHVAFAGAPIARSPFPVHVAEACNPNACRASGRGLQPKGVRVKEVADFKVFTKGAGSGELKVTVKGPKGTEEPVKVREAGDGVFECEYYPVVPGKYVVTITWGGYAIPRSPFEVQVSPEAGTQKVRAWGPGLKTGQVGKSADFVVEAIGTEVGTLGFSIEGPSQAKIECDDKGDGSCDVRYWPTEPGEYAVHVICDDEDIRDSPFIAHIQPAAPDCFPDKVKAFGPGLEPTGCIVDKPAEFTIDARAAGKGDLNLYAQDADGCPVNIMVIPNGDGTFRCSYVPTKPIKHTIIISWGGVNVPKSPFRVNVGEGSHPERVKVYGPGVEKTGLKANEPTYFTVDCSEAGQGDVSIGIKCAPGVVGPAEADIDFDIIKNDNDTFTVKYTPPGAGRYTIMVLFANQEIPASPFHIKVDPSHDASKVKAEGPGLNRTGVEVGKPTHFTVLTKGAGKAKLDVHFAGAAKGEAVRDFEIIDNHDYSYTVKYTAVQQGNMAVTVTYGGDPVPKSPFVVNVAPPLDLSKVKVQGLNSKVAVGQEQAFSVNTRGAGGQGQLDVRMTSPSRRPIPCKVEPGGGAETQAVRYMPPEEGPYKVDITYDGHPVPGSPFAVEGVLPPDPSKVCAYGPGLKGGLVGSPAPFSIDTKGAGTGGLGLTVEGPCEAKIECQDNGDGSCAVSYLPTEPGEYTINILFAEAHIPGSPFKATIRPVFDPSKVRASGPGLERGKAGEAATFTVDCSEAGEAELTIEILSDAGVKAEVLIHNNADGTYHITYSPAFPGTYTITIKYGGHPVPKFPTRVHVQPAIDTSGIKVSGPGVEPHGVLREVTTEFTVDARSLTATGGNHVTARVLNPSGAKTDTYVTDNGDGTYRVQYTAYEEGVHLVEVLYDDVAVPKSPFRVGVTEGCDPTRVRAFGPGLESGLVNKANHFTVETRGAGTGGLGLAIEGPSEAKMSCKDNKDGSCTVEYIPFTPGDYDVNITFGGRPIPGSPFRVPVKDVVDPGKVKCSGPGLGAGVRARVPQTFTVDCSQAGRAPLQVAVLGPTGVAEPVEVLDNGGGTHTVHYTPATDGPYTVAVKYADQEVPRSPFKIKVLPAHDASKVRASGPGLNASGIPASLPVEFTIDARDAGEGLLTVQILDPEGKPKKANIRDNGDGTYTVSYLPDMSGRYTITIKYGGDEIPYSPFRIHALPTGDASKCLVTVSIGGHGLGACLGPRIQIGEETVITVDAKAAGKGKVTCTVSTPDGAELDVDVVENHDGTFDIYYTAPEPGKYVITIRFGGEHIPNSPFHVLATEEPVVPAEPMESMLRPFNLVIPFTVQKGELTGEVRMPSGKTARPNITDNKDGTITVRYAPTEKGLHQMGIKYDGNHIPGSPLQFYVDAINSRHVSAYGPGLSHGMVNKPATFTIVTKDAGEGGLSLAVEGPSKAEITCKDNKDGTCTVSYLPTAPGDYSIIVRFDDKHIPGSPFTAKITGDDSMRTSQLNVGTSTDVSLKITESDLSLLTASIRAPSGNEEPCLLKRLPNRHIGISFTPKEVGEHVVSVRKSGKHVTNSPFKILVGPSEIGDASKVRVWGKGLSEGHTFQVAEFIVDTRNAGYGGLGLSIEGPSKVDINCEDMEDGTCKVTYCPTEPGTYIINIKFADKHVPGSPFTVKVTGEGRMKESITRRRQAPSIATIGSTCDLNLKIPGNWFQMVSAQERLTRTFTRSSHTYTRTERTEISKTRGGETKREVRVEESTQVGGDPFPAVFGDFLGRERLGSFGSITRQQEGEASSQDMTAQVTSPSGKMEAAEIVEGEDSAYSVRFVPQEMGPHTVTVKYRGQHVPGSPFQFTVGPLGEGGAHKVRAGGTGLERGVAGVPAEFSIWTREAGAGGLSIAVEGPSKAEIAFEDRKDGSCGVSYVVQEPGDYEVSIKFNDEHIPDSPFVVPVASLSDDARRLTVTSLQETGLKVNQPASFAVQLNGARGVIDARVHTPSGAVEECYVSELDSDKHTIRFIPHENGVHSIDVKFNGAHIPGSPFKIRVGEQSQAGDPGLVSAYGPGLEGGTTGVSSEFIVNTLNAGSGALSVTIDGPSKVQLDCRECPEGHVVTYTPMAPGNYLIAIKYGGPQHIVGSPFKAKVTGPRLSGGHSLHETSTVLVETVTKSSSSRGSSYSSIPKFSSDASKVVTRGPGLSQAFVGQKNSFTVDCSKAGTNMMMVGVHGPKTPCEEVYVKHMGNRVYNVTYTVKEKGDYILIVKWGDESVPGSPFKVNVP; encoded by the exons ACAGCAAGGCCATCGTGGATGGGAACCTGAAGCTGATCCTGGGTCTAATCTGGACGCTGATCCTGCACTACTCCATCTCCATGCCCATGTGGGAGGATGAGGATGATGAGGACGCCCGCAAGCAGACGCCCAAACAGCGTCTGCTCGGCTGGATCCAGAACAAGGTGCCCCAACTGCCCATCACTAACTTCAACCGTGACTGGCAGGACGGCAAGGCTCTGGGTGCCCTGGTGGACAACTGCGCCCCTG GCCTCTGCCCTGACTGGGAGGCCTGGGACCCCAACCAGCCTGTGGAGAACGCCCGGGAGGCCATGCAGCAGGCGGACGACTGGCTCGGGGTGCCCCAG GTGATTGCCCCTGAGGAGATTGTGGATCCCAACGTGGATGAGCATTCTGTCATGACCTACCTGTCCCAGTTCCCCAAGGCCAAACTCAAGCCTGGTGCCCCTGTTCGCTCTAAGCAGCTGAACCCAAAGAAGGCCATCGCCTACGGGCCTG GCATTGAGCCCCACGGCAACACGGTGCTGCAGCCTGCCCACTTCACTGTTCAGACGGTGGATGCCGGTGTGGGTGAGGTGCTGGTCTACATTGAGGACCCTGAGGGCCACACCGAGGAG GCCAAGGTGGTTCCCAACAATGACAAGAACCGGACCTATGCTGTCTCCTATGTGCCTAAGGTTGCGGGGTTGCACAAG GTGACCGTGCTCTTTGCTGGCCAGAACATCGAACGCAGCCCTTTTGAGGTGAACGTGGGCATGGCCCTGGGGGATGCCAACAAGGTGTCGGCCCGTGGCCCTGGCCTGGAGCCCATGGGCAATGTGGCCAACAAACCCACCTACTTTGACATCTACACTGCGG GGGCTGGGACTGGTGATGTTGCCGTGGTGATCGTGGACCCGCAGGGCCGGAGGGACACAGTGGAGGTGGCCCTGGAAGACAAGGGTGACAACACATTCCGATGCACGTACAGGCCTGTGATGGAGGGGCCCCACACGGTGCATGTGGCCTTTGCTGGTGCCCCCATCGCCCGCAGTCCTTTCCCCGTCCATGTGGCAGAAG CCTGTAACCCCAATGCCTGCCGTGCCTCTGGGCGGGGCCTGCAGCCCAAGGGTGTGCGTGTGAAAGAGGTGGCTGACTTCAAGGTGTTCACGAAGGGTGCCGGCAGCGGAGAGCTCAAGGTCACAGTCAAGGGGCCAA AGGGCACAGAGGAGCCAGTAAAGGTGCGAGAGGCTGGAGATGGTGTGTTCGAGTGTGAGTACTACCCTGTGGTGCCTGGGAAGTACGTGGTGACCATCACATGGGGCGGCTATGCTATCCCCCGCAG CCCCTTTGAGGTACAGGTGAGCCCAGAGGCAGGAACACAGAAGGTACGGGCCTGGGGTCCTGGCCTGAAAACTGGCCAGGTGGGCAAGTCAGCCGACTTTGTGGTGGAGGCCATTGGCACggaggtggggacactgg GCTTCTCCATTGAGGGGCCCTCGCAGGCCAAGATTGAGTGTGATGACAAGGGGGATGGCTCCTGCGATGTGAGGTACTGGCCCACAGAGCCCGGAGAGTATGCTGTGCATGTCATCTGTGATGATGAGGACATCCGAGACTCCCCCTTCATTGCCCACATCCAGCCAGCCGCACCCGACTGCTTTCCAGACAAG GTGAAGGCCTTTGGGCCCGGCCTGGAGCCCACAGGCTGCATCGTGGACAAGCCTGCGGAGTTCACCATTGATGCTCGTGCCGCTGGCAAGGGAGACCTGAATCTGTATGCCCAG GACGCTGATGGCTGCCCTGTCAACATCATGGTCATTCCCAACGGCGATGGCACCTTCCGCTGCTCCTATGTGCCCACCAAGCCCATTAAACACACCATCATCATTTCCTGGGGAGGTGTCAACGTGCCCAAGAGCCCCTTCCGG GTAAATGTGGGAGAAGGCAGCCACCCTGAGCGGGTGAAGGTGTATGGCCCAGGCGTGGAGAAGACAGGCCTCAAGGCCAACGAGCCTACCTACTTCACCGTGGACTGCAGTGAGGCTGGGCAAG GTGATGTGAGTATCGGTATCAAGTGCGCCCCTGGCGTAGTGGGCCCTGCAGAAGCTGACATCGACTTTGACATCATCAAGAATGACAATGACACCTTCACAGTCAAGTATACACCCCCGGGAGCGGGCCGCTACACCATCATGGTGCTGTTTGCCAACCAG GAGATCCCTGCCAGTCCCTTCCATATTAAGGTGGACCCATCCCATGATGCCAGCAAGGTCAAGGCTGAGGGCCCTGGGCTGAACAGAACAG GTGTGGAAGTTGGGAAGCCCACTCACTTCACGGTACTGACCAAGGGAGCCGGCAAGGCCAAGTTGGATGTGCACTTTGCTGGGGCTGCCAAGGGCGAAGCTGTGCGGGACTTTGAAATCATTGACAACCATGACTACTCCTACACTGTCAAGTACACAGCTGTCCAGCAg GGCAACATGGCTGTGACAGTGACCTATGGTGGGGACCCTGTCCCCAAGAGCCCCTTTGTAGTGAATGTGGCACCCCCATTGGACCTCAGCAAAGTCAAAGTTCAAGGCTTGAACAGCA AGGTGGCTGTGGGGCAAGAACAGGCGTTCTCTGTGAACACACGTGGGGCTGGCGGTCAGGGCCAGCTGGATGTGCGGATGACCTCACCCTCTCGCCGACCCATCCCTTGCAAGGTGGAGCCTGGGGGTGGAGCTGAAACCCAGGCTGTGCGCTACATGCCCCCTGAGGAGGGGCCCTACAAGGTGGACATCACCTACGATGGTCACCCAGTGCCTGGCAGCCCCTTTGCTGTGGAAGGTGTCCTGCCCCCTGACCCCTCCAAG GTCTGTGCTTATGGCCCTGGTCTCAAGGGTGGACTGGTAGGCAGCCCAGCACCGTTCTCCATTGACACCAAGGGGGCAGGTACCGGCGGCCTCGGGCTGACTGTAGAGGGCCCCTGCGAAGCCAAGATCGAGTGCCAGGACAATGGTGATGGCTCATGTGCTGTCAGCTACCTACCCACGGAGCCGGGCGAGTACACCATCAACATCCTATTTGCTGAAGCCCACATCCCAGGCTCACCCTTCAAGGCCACCATCCGGCCCGTGTTTGACCCAAGCAAGGTGCGGGCCAGTGGGCCTGGCCTGGAGCGTGGCAAGGCTGGCGAGGCAGCCACCTTCACTGTGGACTGCTCGGAGGCGGGTGAGGCTGAGCTGACCATTGAGATCCTGTCGGATGCCGGTGTCAAGGCTGAGGTGCTGATCCACAACAACGCAGACGGCACCTACCACATCACCTACAGCCCAGCCTTTCCTGGCACCTATACCATTACCATCAAGTATGGCGGGCACCCTGTCCCCAAATTCCCCACCCGCGTCCACGTGCAGCCTGCTATTGACACCAGTGGAATCAAGGTCTCAGGGCCCGGGGTGGAGCCTCATG GTGTCCTGCGTGAGGTGACCACAGAGTTCACTGTGGATGCAAGATCCCTAACAGCCACTGGTGGGAACCACGTGACAGCGCGTGTACTCAACCCCTCGGGTGCTAAGACAGACACCTATGTGACGGACAATGGTGATGGCACCTACCGAGTGCAGTACACCGCCTATGAAGAGG GCGTACATCTGGTGGAGGTGCTGTATGACGACGTAGCTGTGCCCAAGAGCCCCTTCAGAGTGGGCGTGACGGAGGGCTGTGACCCCACCCGAGTGCGGGCCTTCGGGCCAGGCTTGGAGAGTGGCTTAGTCAACAAGGCCAACCACTTCACTGTGGAGACCAG GGGAGCTGGCACTGGAGGCCTCGGCCTAGCCATTGAGGGCCCCTCGGAAGCCAAGATGTCCTGCAAAGACAATAAGGATGGCAGCTGTACCGTGGAGTACATCCCCTTCACCCCTGGAGACTATGACGTCAACATCACCTTCGGGGGGCGGCCCATCCCAG ggagccctttCCGGGTGCCGGTGAAGGACGTGGTGGACCCTGGGAAGGTGAAGTGCTCAGGGCCAGGTCTGGGGGCCGGTGTCCGGGCCCGGGTACCCCAGACCTTCACAGTGGACTGCAGCCAAGCTGGCCGGGCCCCACTGCAAGTGGCCGTGCTGGGCCCCACAG gtgtggccgAGCCCGTGGAGGTGCTTGACAATGGAGGTGGCACCCACACCGTCCACTACACCCCAGCCACGGATGGGCCCTACACGGTAGCTGTCAAGTATGCTGACCAGGAGGTGCCACGCAG CCccttcaagatcaaggtgcttcCTGCCCACGATGCCAGCAAGGTGCGGGCCAGTGGCCCTGGCCTCAATGCCTCTGGCATCCCTGCCAGCCTGCCTGTGGAGTTCACCATTGATGCCCGGGATGCTGGCGAGGGTTTGCTCACCGTCCAGATCCTG GATCCGGAGGGAAAGCCCAAGAAGGCCAACATACGAGACAACGGGGATGGCACATACACCGTGTCCTACCTGCCAGACATGAGTGGCCGGTACACCATCACCATCAAGTATGGTGGCGACGAGATCCCCTACTCACCCTTCCGCATCCATGCCCTGCCCACTGGGGATGCCAGCAAGTGTCTTGTCACAG TGTCCATTGGAGGCCATGGCCTGG GTGCCTGCCTGGGACCCCGCATCCAGATCGGGGAGGAGACCGTGATCACAGTAGATGCCAAGGCAGCAGGCAAGGGGAAGGTGACATGCACGGTATCCACGCCGGATGGGGCGGAGCTCGACGTGGACGTGGTTGAGAACCACGATGGTACCTTTGACATCTACTACACAGCACCTGAGCCCGGCAAGTACGTCATCACCATCCGCTTTGGAGGCGAGCACATCCCCAACAGCCCCTTCCATGTACTG GCCACAGAGGAGCCAGTGGTGCCTGCAGAGCCAATGGAATCCATGCTGAGGCCCTTCAACCTGGTCATccccttcactgtgcagaaaggggaactcACAG GGGAGGTACGGATGCCCTCTGGGAAAACGGCCCGGCCCAACATCACCGACAACAAGGACGGCACCATCACGGTGAGATATGCACCCACAGAGAAAGGCCTACACCAGATGGGGATCAAGTATGACGGCAACCACATCCCTG GAAGTCCCCTACAGTTCTACGTGGACGCCATCAACAGCCGCCATGTCAGTGCCTATGGGCCAGGCCTGAGCCATGGCATGGTCAACAAGCCGGCAACCTTCACCATTGTCACCAAGGATGCTGGGGAAG GGGGTCTGTCCCTGGCTGTGGAGGGCCCATCCAAGGCTGAGATCACCTGCAAGGACAACAAGGACGGCACCTGCACCGTGTCCTACCTGCCCACTGCGCCCGGAGACTATAGCATCATCGTGCGCTTTGATGACAAGCACATCCCAGGGAGCCCCTTCACAGCCAAGATCacag GTGATGACTCAATGCGCACATCACAGCTGAACGTGGGCACCTCCACGGATGTGTCACTGAAGATCACTGAGAGTGACCTGAGCCTGCTGACCGCCAGCATCCGTGCCCCCTCCGGCAATGAGGAGCCCTGCCTGTTAAAGCGCCTGCCCAACCGGCACATTG GCATCTCCTTCACCCCCAAGGAAGTTGGGGAGCACGTGGTGAGCGTGCGCAAGAGTGGCAAGCACGTCACCAACAGCCCCTTCAAGATCTTGGTGGGGCCATCTGAGATTGGGGACGCCAGCAAGGTGCGGGTCTGGGGCAAAGGCCTGTCTGAGGGACACACCTTCCAGGTGGCGGAGTTCATCGTGGACACTCGCAATGCAG GTTATGGGGGCTTGGGGCTGAGTATTGAAGGCCCCAGCAAGGTGGACATCAACTGTGAGGACATGGAAGACGGTACATGTAAAGTCACCTATTGCCCCACGGAGCCTGGCACCTACATCATCAACATCAAATTTGCTGACAAGCACGTGCCTG GAAGCCCATTCACTGTGAAGGTTACCGGCGAAGGCCGCATGAAGGAAAGCATCACCCGGCGCAGACAGGCGCCTTCCATCGCCACCATCGGCAGCACTTGTGACCTCAACCTCAAGATCCCAG GGAACTGGTTCCAGATGGTGTCTGCCCAGGAGCGCCTGACGCGCACCTTCACGCGTAGCAGCCACACGTACACCCGCACAGAGCGCACGGAGATCAGCAAGACGCGGGGTGGGGAGACCAAGCGCGAGGTGCGGGTGGAGGAGTCCACCCAGGTGGGTGGAGATCCCTTCCCTGCTGTCTTCGGAGACTTCCTGGGCCGGGAGCGCCTGGGCTCCTTCGGCAGCATCACTCGGCAGCAGGAGG GTGAAGCCAGTTCTCAGGACATGACTGCACAGGTGACCAGCCCATCGGGCAAGATGGAAGCCGCAGAGATCGTTGAGGGAGAAGACAGCGCATACAGTGTGCGTTTCGTGCCCCAGGAGATGGGGCCCCATACAGTCACTGTCAAATACCGTGGTCAGCATGTGCCTGGCAGCCCCTTTCAGTTTACTGTGGGGCCACTGGGTGAAGGTGGTGCCCACAAAGTGAGGGCTGGTGGCACAGGACTGGAACGAGGTGTGGCCGGTGTgccag CCGAGTTCAGCATTTGGACTCGAGAAGCAGGTGCCGGGGGCCTGTCCATTGCTGTGGAGGGACCCAGCAAGGCGGAGATTGCTTTTGAAGACCGAAAAGATGGCTCCTGTGGCGTCTCCTATGTTGTTCAGGAACCAG GTGACTATGAGGTCTCCATCAAGTTCAATGACGAGCACATACCAGACAGCCCCTTTGTGGTGCCTGTGGCCTCCCTCTCAGATGACGCTCGCCGCCTCACCGTCACCAGCCTGCAG GAGACGGGGCTCAAGGTGAACCAGCCAGCCTCCTTCGCGGTGCAGCTGAATGGTGCTCGGGGCGTGATCGACGCTAGAGTACACACGCCCTCGGGTGCAGTGGAGGAGTGCTACGTCTCTGAGCTGGACAGCG ACAAGCACACCATCCGCTTCATCCCCCATGAGAACGGCGTCCACTCTATTGATGTCAAGTTCAACGGTGCCCACATCCCCGGCAGTCCCTTCAAGATCCGTGTTGGGGAACAGAGCCAGGCAGGGGACCCAGGCTTGGTGTCAGCTTATGGTCCTGGGCTTGAGGGAGGCACCACTG GTGTATCATCAGAGTTCATTGTCAACACCCTGAATGCGGGCTCAGGGGCCCTGTCTGTCACCATCGACGGCCCCTCCAAGGTGCAGCTAGACTGTCGGGAGTGTCCTGAGGGCCATGTGGTCACTTATACTCCCATGGCCCCTGGCAACTACCTCATTGCCATCAAGTATGGTGGCCCCCAGCACATCGTGGGCAGCCCCTTCAAGGCCAAGGTCACAG